The Prochlorococcus sp. MIT 1341 genomic interval AAAATTATTAGGACTAAGTGAATCGAAAAAACGAGCAGAGGCTCTTGTTAGCGATGCAAAGGAAGCACTAAAGCCTTGGGGAAAGGCCTCTGCACCATTGCTCGCATTAGCAGATTACATAACAAAACGAGATAGATGACATTCCCCGCAAGCACCACACACAACCCAATCGAAATCTTCGACAATGGGGTTCTCGCATGGGGGCTAGTTGCATGTGGCTTTGCTCAGGTTTCCAAACTTTTTATAGAACTCATTCAAAATCGAAGATGGCGCCCTTCTGTCTTAATAGAGACTGGAGGAATGCCTTCAAGTCATTCTGCACTAGTAACTGGAACAACAGCTGGCATAGGTTGGGAATTGGGGTTTAGTCATCCTGCATTTGCTCTAGCAGTAACTATGGCCTTTGTAGTTATGTACGATGCAAGTGGTATACGACGTGAAGCAGGTTTAATAGCATCAAAAGTTAATTTACTTCCAAAAAATATTTGGGAGAATTTAGACAGTAGTGAACTCAAAGAAAATCTTGGACACAGCAGATTAGAGGTCGTAGTTGGAAGTTTAATTGGGCCTACGGTGGCCTTGCCTGGTCTTGTATTTATTGGTTCACCATTACATTTAATTCAAAGCATCACATTGACTCCTGGGTGAAAGGCAATATAAAGAAAAACTCTTCCCTTACATCAAAGCTCACAGAAGAGCAAAAGATTGTTTACAAAAATTTCAAATCATGGCTAGGCGAAACTGGCGAAAAGAAAGAAACAAGTTTTGTTCTCAGTGGATTTGCTGGTACCGGAAAAACATTCCTATCAACAAGGTTTCTACGTATAGCTGAAAAATCAAAGCTTTGCTGGACAGTTGTTGCCCCAACTCACAAAGCTGTGGGAGTAATAAGACAAGCTCTAGAGAACGAAAAATTAAAACCTACATGGTATCCATCAACAATTCACCGCCTCCTTAAATTGAGACTAAAAAGAAAAGGAGACATAGAACATTTTGAAAAGACAGAACAAACTTCGAGCGCTCTTGAACAATTGGGGTTAGTTCTTATTGATGAAGCTTCAATGATTAACAGCTCATTATTAACAATAATTCTCGAATGCGCTCAACCATTCAAGACTCGCCTTGTCTTCGTAGGCGACCCTGCACAATTACCACCAATCAATGAAGAGGTAAGCCCTGTATTCTCAATGAAAAAATGCGCCCAGGTTGAACTAACAAATGTAGTTCGGCATCATGGGGTAGTTTTAAACCTTGCTAATGGTTTTCGTCAGGGAAAAATCCCATGTATACCGCCACCATACCTTCCAATAATAAAAAGCAAAAATGAGATTGTTGGTTGTTTAAGTAAGCAACATTGGCTTGAGAAAGCTCAAGAAGCATTAAAAGAATCTTCCTATCAAAATAATCCTGATGGGGCTAGAATTCTTTGTTATACAAATAGAATTCTTGAGAAATTAGTACCACATGCCAGAAGAGCTCTCCATGGTGAGATGGCAGACCAATTACCTGTACTTCCTGGGGAAATTCTAATCAGTAGAAACGCAATAATGGCACCAGCTGCAAGCCAAGGTTCCCAAGAAGGAGGAGAGCCTGACATGGTTTTAGGCTCCAATAGAGAATTACAAGTAATTGATGTTTCACCTCACGATTGTGACTTATCGAAATTTGGCTTGAATAAAGATTCAAACTGGGATGTTCCTATTATAAAAACTCAATTAATCCAAGCAAAAGCTGGAGATTTACAATTAGAATTAAGAATGCTTCCTTGTGTAGGGACGAACGCAAGAAAACTATTGGATGCAACACTCAATAAAATAAAAATCAAGGCAAAGATGTTGCCAAAGCAAGAAGGAAAACCTATTTGGAGGCAATTCTTTCTAATTAGAGATGCATTTGCTTCACTTGGTCCAGCTGCTGTACTAACTGTTCATAGAAGTCAAGGCAGCAGTTTTGATGAGGTATTTGTTGCTCCTGATGTTTTTTGGCCTAAAGAAATGACCTTACGAAAGCAACTCGTATATGTAGCCGTCAGTCGCGCAAAAAGTGCAGTATGGTTAGTAGGTGAGAACAATAATCTTCACCTTAAAGTTGAATGGGAACAAGCCCTACAGAAACGCAACCTAAAACGTCAATCCTAAACCTTGGGTTATAGGAATCATAAAAGAAATCACCTCCCAAATTTATTGGGTGATGACAAGTTCAAGTGATTTACGCCATCTTTTAGCAAGTTTTATATTACTTGCCCAATGAAGGTGGACCCAACTCGCATGAAGTAAACAGTTAGAAAATCCTTCTTCTTCCTCTAATTGTAAGTAACCACTCATCTTCCAAGGCTTAAATAGGCTTGAACTCTTAGCATCTAAGTATTGATCGGACGAATCATTTAAAGGGTTTGGACTACTAACCAGGTGCCACCTATGAAACTCATGGCCAACTAAAAGCTCGTTCTTTTTTATGAGAAGAGTATCATTAATTCCAATCATTTTTCGATAGCCAACCTTCAAAGAACTCTTAGTAAAGGAATAAGGCAAGATGCCAGAAAGCTTGAAATTATTACCTTCTGTATCATAAATAGATTCTCCCAATAGCATCATGCCACCACACTCAGCATAGATTGGAAACTTCCCATAAAAGGATCTAATTTCATTCAAACTTCTTCTGCAAGTTGACAACAATTCAGCGAACTCTTCAGGAAACCCTCCGGGAATCATTAAACCACTTACGGAAGGGGGTAACGCTTCATCGTTCAGTGGGCTCCATGGAATTAATTCCACCCCTAAGCAAGACAAGCATTCCTTCATTTCTTCATATCGAAAATGAAATGCCCTATCTTGAGCTATTGCAACAGAATATTTTTGACTGAAAAAATTCTCATTTTCGTTCTCAAACAATGATTTTACCGGATCAAAACATGCTTGTGGAGAAAGTAGAAGTTTCTTGAAAGTTTCAAGATCAAGATGTCTTTCCGCTAAAAAAGCCAATCCTTCATATCTTTTTTCAAAACCATCAAGTTCATGCGCTGGGACAAGTCCCAAATTCTTACTAGAAATTGTTAACTGAGAATCTCTTGGCAAATGACCCAGAACCCTTACCCCTGATCTTGTAAGTACTTGGGTTAAAAGCTCTAAATGCCTTTTGGAATTTATTTTATTAAGGACTACGCCTGCTATCCGAAGTTTTTCATCATGAAGACAAAAACCATTCAGCAATGCAGCGATAGAAGCTGCTTGGCCAGATGCATCTACGACTAAAACTACTGGTAAATCGAGATATTTAGCTACAGAGGCTGTACTGCCATAATCCGAAGCACCAACACCATCAAAAAGTCCCATGACTCCTTCAACTAAAACAAAATCAGCTTGTCCTCCATATCCTTGAAAACTTTTTTTTACCCAATCAAAACCACAAAGAGGAATATCTAAATTCCTACAACGACTTCCAGAGACCTTAGTAAGATGCTCAGCATCAAGATAATCAGGCCCGATCTTAAAGGGTTGAGACCTAAATCCTTGACTTTTTGCCCAGGCTAAAAGGACAAGACTTAGTATCGTCTTACCGCTACCACTAGATGGAGCTGCAACTACAAATGCCATAGCATTCTAAATATATAGAACTAAAAAGACTCCTTAGAAAGATTGAACATCTTTTCTGCTAAAGGCAAGGCTGAAGCAAAAAGAGGACCTGTGGATCCTCTGCTAGTTCCCAAGAGACGTGCTACATCTCTCTCTACAGAAATATTCTGATTTGGGACAACTTCCTCAAGAAGCTCCATGTTTGCCATCCCTCCAGCCTCAAGACGCATACACTCTCCTGATTCAGCTCCAAGGATCACACAAAGATCATCCTTTGGATCATGCTTTGATTTGCAAATCAATCTTATGCCAACTATTTGCCCAGGATGAATACTTGGTTTACCTACAGGTAGAGGTGAAAGACGAAATTGAACTTTTTCAAGGTCCCTCCGCTGAAACTCGAAAGCAATTCCCTCTCCATTAGTATTAACGGTATCAACAAGTTTCCAATCAAGACGGTCCGCTAACCAACTTGCAAGTAATAACCCTTGAACTGGATGGCGCCCTTCAATATCAATATCTAATTGGACCACATTTTGGAGTACGGAGTGTCGAAAAGGTGGATCAAAGATTATTGCAAGAGTTTCTCTCCAACTTCTAAAACGTAACCAATTCAGGTCATAAATAGCTTGATTTTTTTGAACCCTATCAGTCAAAAAAAGCAAACATTTATCGGGTTTCCCAAGAGCACTATCTACAACTAGTCTTCTTGGGGACAAAGCTAAGCTATCTAGTAATTCAGGAGCTTCATCTAATCGGCCATTCCACCACAACCAGCAAGGTAAATCAGTAAAGGTTAAAGGGTCTATTATCTCAATTCGCTTCTTAAGAGACTTAAGACCTCCTCTGAAAACAATAACGTCACCACACGCAGAAGGCCCTCTCCCATCCTCTGGGAGAGGGCAATATGCTGCGACAAGTGTGTCTAGTTTTTGCTCATCATCCAATGTAGGGGCTAAAGTTATTAACCTCCTAGGGTGCAACGTACTAATAGCAGAATCAATATGTTGACCTCTTAGATCTTCATAAGAAATTTCTACATCATTTTTAGAGATAACATCTGTAACTCTTTGATCAAAAGGTGGCGTACTATGAGGCAAATCTCCCTCTAAAACAAGTTCTCGAGCTGCTGTTACCAATCCTTTTCTTTGCGAGCCAATAATTGGACCATTTATCCTTCCGGTTCTAACTAGGTGTTGTTCTAACCAAGCAGGTTGCCAAACCAATAAACAAAAAGTGTTAGCTCCTGTAGTACCAGGCTGGTCCTTTTCATATGCCCATAAATTCTCTAAATAGACAGGGATCTCCTCGGGAGGTAGTTGAAGCGGTGTCTGAAGGGTAAGTTGAGGTGACATAGCAATCCAAAGAGTTACTTGATCATGGACGACGCCAAAGAAGCCCATCAGAAGCTAAAAGGGCATCAGCGGCAGCAGGCCCCCAAGTTCTTGATTCATAGGAATTTATAGGTAAGAGCCAAGGACTTTCTTCAATTAATTCAAGCAATGGGGTATAGAGCCGCCAAGCCGCCTCAACTTCATCACTACGAGTAAATAGTGTCGGATCACCAAGCATTGCATCAGCAAGTAAACGAACATAACCTTCATCTGAAGGCTCACCAAATGATTCTTCGTAAGAGAATTCCATCTCCACTGGCCTACTCCTCATACCAGAGCCTGGTGACTTAACGTCAAATCGAAATTCAGCTCCTTCATTGGGTTGAATTCGCAAAATGAGTTGATTAGAAGTAGGTGATCCACCTACCGCATCAAAAAGATGAACCGGAGCCTCTCGAAAAGTAAGGACTACTTCACTTAAACGTTTTGCCAAACGTTTTCCTGTACGGACATAGAAAGGGACTCCTTGCCAGCGCCAATTATCAATAAATAATTTCATCGCAACATATGTTTCCGTTGTACTGTTTGGGTTTACCCCAGGCTCCTCTCTATATCCAACTAAAGGTGATAAATGATTACCGCCTTTTGAATATTGACCTCTTACGCAACAGTTCCATGGCTCAAAATCATCAGCCAATCGTGCAGCCTGTAAAACCTTTGCTTTCTCATTGCGAATAGCTTCTGGATCAAAATGACCTGGGGGCTCCATAGCTGTTAATGAAAGCATCTGTGTTAAATGGTTTTGGACCATATCTCTCAAAGCTCCTGAAGACTCGTAATAGCCAGCTCGATCTTCTACCCCAACAGTCTCTGCAGCAGTAATTTGAACACTAGAAATGTAATTACGGTTCCATATAGGTTCAAATATTGCATTCGCAAATCTAAGAACCAAAATATTTTGAACAGTCTCTTTGCCTAGATAATGATCAATTCGAAAAACCTGGGATTCATTAGCACAACTCTGAACTATCCGATTTAAGGCCTGAGCACTTCCAAAGTCTCTTCCAAATGGTTTTTCAATAACCAATCGACTACGTTTC includes:
- a CDS encoding divergent PAP2 family protein yields the protein MTFPASTTHNPIEIFDNGVLAWGLVACGFAQVSKLFIELIQNRRWRPSVLIETGGMPSSHSALVTGTTAGIGWELGFSHPAFALAVTMAFVVMYDASGIRREAGLIASKVNLLPKNIWENLDSSELKENLGHSRLEVVVGSLIGPTVALPGLVFIGSPLHLIQSITLTPG
- a CDS encoding glucose-6-phosphate dehydrogenase assembly protein OpcA; its protein translation is MSPQLTLQTPLQLPPEEIPVYLENLWAYEKDQPGTTGANTFCLLVWQPAWLEQHLVRTGRINGPIIGSQRKGLVTAARELVLEGDLPHSTPPFDQRVTDVISKNDVEISYEDLRGQHIDSAISTLHPRRLITLAPTLDDEQKLDTLVAAYCPLPEDGRGPSACGDVIVFRGGLKSLKKRIEIIDPLTFTDLPCWLWWNGRLDEAPELLDSLALSPRRLVVDSALGKPDKCLLFLTDRVQKNQAIYDLNWLRFRSWRETLAIIFDPPFRHSVLQNVVQLDIDIEGRHPVQGLLLASWLADRLDWKLVDTVNTNGEGIAFEFQRRDLEKVQFRLSPLPVGKPSIHPGQIVGIRLICKSKHDPKDDLCVILGAESGECMRLEAGGMANMELLEEVVPNQNISVERDVARLLGTSRGSTGPLFASALPLAEKMFNLSKESF
- the zwf gene encoding glucose-6-phosphate dehydrogenase; amino-acid sequence: MSFAITNPLRLGLRQEKVIAPQCLVIFGATGDLTHRKLVPALFELFNQRRLPSEFAILGCARRGWSDEEFQQKMYQALGARASENPIAWDQFKACLFYQSLDLQNLGDVRKLKDRLEEIDRLRATHGNRTFYLSVSPDFYSCGCKALAAEGLLDDPKRSRLVIEKPFGRDFGSAQALNRIVQSCANESQVFRIDHYLGKETVQNILVLRFANAIFEPIWNRNYISSVQITAAETVGVEDRAGYYESSGALRDMVQNHLTQMLSLTAMEPPGHFDPEAIRNEKAKVLQAARLADDFEPWNCCVRGQYSKGGNHLSPLVGYREEPGVNPNSTTETYVAMKLFIDNWRWQGVPFYVRTGKRLAKRLSEVVLTFREAPVHLFDAVGGSPTSNQLILRIQPNEGAEFRFDVKSPGSGMRSRPVEMEFSYEESFGEPSDEGYVRLLADAMLGDPTLFTRSDEVEAAWRLYTPLLELIEESPWLLPINSYESRTWGPAAADALLASDGLLWRRP
- a CDS encoding ATP-dependent DNA helicase, which encodes MKGNIKKNSSLTSKLTEEQKIVYKNFKSWLGETGEKKETSFVLSGFAGTGKTFLSTRFLRIAEKSKLCWTVVAPTHKAVGVIRQALENEKLKPTWYPSTIHRLLKLRLKRKGDIEHFEKTEQTSSALEQLGLVLIDEASMINSSLLTIILECAQPFKTRLVFVGDPAQLPPINEEVSPVFSMKKCAQVELTNVVRHHGVVLNLANGFRQGKIPCIPPPYLPIIKSKNEIVGCLSKQHWLEKAQEALKESSYQNNPDGARILCYTNRILEKLVPHARRALHGEMADQLPVLPGEILISRNAIMAPAASQGSQEGGEPDMVLGSNRELQVIDVSPHDCDLSKFGLNKDSNWDVPIIKTQLIQAKAGDLQLELRMLPCVGTNARKLLDATLNKIKIKAKMLPKQEGKPIWRQFFLIRDAFASLGPAAVLTVHRSQGSSFDEVFVAPDVFWPKEMTLRKQLVYVAVSRAKSAVWLVGENNNLHLKVEWEQALQKRNLKRQS
- a CDS encoding cobyrinate a,c-diamide synthase; this encodes MAFVVAAPSSGSGKTILSLVLLAWAKSQGFRSQPFKIGPDYLDAEHLTKVSGSRCRNLDIPLCGFDWVKKSFQGYGGQADFVLVEGVMGLFDGVGASDYGSTASVAKYLDLPVVLVVDASGQAASIAALLNGFCLHDEKLRIAGVVLNKINSKRHLELLTQVLTRSGVRVLGHLPRDSQLTISSKNLGLVPAHELDGFEKRYEGLAFLAERHLDLETFKKLLLSPQACFDPVKSLFENENENFFSQKYSVAIAQDRAFHFRYEEMKECLSCLGVELIPWSPLNDEALPPSVSGLMIPGGFPEEFAELLSTCRRSLNEIRSFYGKFPIYAECGGMMLLGESIYDTEGNNFKLSGILPYSFTKSSLKVGYRKMIGINDTLLIKKNELLVGHEFHRWHLVSSPNPLNDSSDQYLDAKSSSLFKPWKMSGYLQLEEEEGFSNCLLHASWVHLHWASNIKLAKRWRKSLELVITQ